Proteins found in one Leptospira terpstrae serovar Hualin str. LT 11-33 = ATCC 700639 genomic segment:
- a CDS encoding class I SAM-dependent DNA methyltransferase has translation MEPNVFDQMANVYDTTERKELAHIISNTIQTECKESQSKTLFDYGCGTGLVGFSLVSLVGRIVFIDSSEPMLDIVREKIKKMNVSNAEVIHSNFLQNTKTKKADLILVSLVLLHIPDTKRILNFFYDILNPNGKLMVVDFDKNEKVNHPKVHNGFTNEEIRTLFTEVGFKDIEIKTFHHGKNIFMKEDASLFLATGEK, from the coding sequence ATGGAACCAAATGTTTTTGACCAAATGGCAAATGTGTATGATACAACGGAACGAAAAGAATTAGCTCATATCATTTCGAACACAATCCAAACTGAATGTAAGGAAAGCCAATCAAAAACACTATTTGATTACGGTTGTGGCACGGGCCTTGTTGGTTTTAGCTTAGTTTCGTTAGTTGGTAGGATTGTCTTTATCGATTCTTCTGAACCAATGTTAGACATTGTTCGAGAAAAAATCAAAAAAATGAATGTATCCAATGCGGAAGTGATCCATTCCAACTTTCTCCAAAATACAAAAACCAAAAAAGCAGATTTAATCCTCGTCTCACTGGTTCTACTGCACATTCCTGATACAAAAAGAATTTTGAATTTTTTTTATGATATTCTAAATCCCAATGGGAAACTAATGGTTGTTGACTTCGATAAAAATGAAAAAGTAAACCACCCCAAAGTCCACAATGGATTTACAAATGAAGAAATTAGGACTTTATTTACCGAAGTTGGATTCAAAGATATAGAAATTAAAACGTTCCACCATGGAAAAAATATTTTTATGAAAGAAGATGCTTCTCTTTTTTTAGCAACAGGGGAAAAATAA
- a CDS encoding LA_2444/LA_4059 family outer membrane protein, giving the protein MKQNLIYILLVFFTSMLFAEETVTIENEPKEKRNHSRTSLLLKRQTYQYLPYEYTALTDKNEAIVPTRSSSALKENGKVLIPFVFNYENLTKGFKLELSYFEIEIVNANTLLYQQTALGANISRFYLSPMARSEFEFNVYKTFTPGLDWKLYLGGGIRNINRYQYGNYLGQGTFKEYFFTYGPQVSLQSIYQLPFDLAFHLTMDLFYTQGTRFFKQPNLMEDRFQYSLSTAGTEGIFRGYELDGSLSYSFHPNMKFFVGYNLIVSKFSYYHYNEIQLSRSTENLGSANPTVTGAWEINLPKKSENFDSLRGIYVGAMVSF; this is encoded by the coding sequence ATGAAACAGAACCTCATTTATATTTTACTAGTGTTTTTCACTTCCATGTTATTTGCCGAGGAGACGGTAACAATCGAAAACGAGCCTAAAGAAAAAAGGAATCACTCAAGAACCAGTTTACTCTTAAAGAGACAAACCTACCAGTATCTGCCATACGAATACACAGCCCTAACCGATAAGAATGAAGCAATAGTCCCCACTCGTTCCAGTTCCGCATTGAAAGAAAATGGAAAAGTTCTTATTCCTTTTGTCTTCAATTATGAAAACCTAACCAAGGGTTTTAAATTGGAACTTTCCTACTTTGAAATTGAAATTGTCAATGCCAACACTCTTCTCTACCAACAAACAGCGCTCGGGGCAAATATCTCTCGGTTTTATCTATCACCAATGGCTCGTTCCGAGTTTGAATTCAATGTTTACAAAACTTTCACACCCGGTCTGGACTGGAAACTCTATCTAGGAGGAGGGATACGAAACATAAATCGTTACCAGTATGGAAATTATTTAGGGCAGGGAACTTTCAAAGAATATTTTTTCACTTACGGCCCGCAAGTTTCTCTCCAAAGTATTTACCAACTTCCCTTTGACTTAGCATTCCACCTAACGATGGATTTGTTCTACACACAAGGCACTCGTTTTTTCAAACAACCGAATCTTATGGAAGATCGGTTTCAGTATTCCTTATCTACCGCCGGAACGGAAGGAATCTTTCGAGGATACGAATTGGATGGTTCACTCTCCTACTCTTTTCATCCCAACATGAAATTCTTTGTGGGTTACAATCTGATTGTCTCAAAATTTTCCTACTACCATTATAACGAAATTCAATTGAGTCGCAGCACAGAAAATTTGGGATCCGCAAATCCCACCGTCACAGGAGCCTGGGAGATCAACCTTCCCAAAAAATCAGAAAACTTTGATAGTTTGCGAGGAATTTACGTAGGGGCGATGGTAAGTTTTTAA
- a CDS encoding fumarate hydratase, whose translation MPEFFYSDPFPLGEDTTPYKLLTKDFVSTVPFGDKEILKIEPEGLTFLAEKAMEDIAFYLRPGHLEKVRKILDDPEATKNDRFVAMALLKNAVIAADKQLPSCQDTGTGIVMAKKGEYVITGGDDAEALSKGIYNTYVQRNLRYSQVVPLSMYEETNSGSNLPAQVDIYSTPGQKYSFLFMAKGGGSANKTYLYQETKALLNPASLEKFISEKVASLGTSACPPYHIAVVIGGTSAEANLKTVKLASAGYLDHLPTKGTKEGTAFRDIELEEKMLLAAQKSGIGAQFGGKYLAHDFRIIRLPRHGASCPVGLGVSCSADRNIKAKITKDGIYLEQLEYDPARFLPTVAESDAGSETVHINLNQPMKEILGILNKYPVKTRVMLSGRLVVARDIAHAKLKEKLDKGEPLPDYFKNHPVYYAGPAKTPEGMPSGSFGPTTAGRMDSYVPLFQEKGYSMISLAKGNRSKVVTDSCKKNGGFYLGSIGGPAALLAKENIKKVEVLDFPELGMEAVWSIEVENFPAFIVVDDKGNDFFQMLN comes from the coding sequence ATGCCAGAATTCTTTTATTCCGATCCTTTCCCTCTCGGGGAAGATACAACTCCTTACAAATTGTTAACTAAGGACTTTGTAAGCACCGTCCCATTCGGTGATAAAGAAATATTAAAAATTGAACCAGAAGGTTTGACCTTCCTTGCAGAAAAAGCCATGGAAGACATTGCCTTCTACCTCCGTCCAGGCCATCTCGAAAAAGTTCGTAAAATTCTAGATGATCCAGAAGCCACTAAAAATGATCGGTTTGTGGCGATGGCTCTTCTCAAAAATGCAGTGATTGCCGCAGACAAACAACTGCCTTCTTGCCAAGATACGGGAACAGGAATTGTCATGGCTAAAAAGGGAGAATATGTCATCACCGGTGGGGATGACGCCGAAGCCCTCTCCAAAGGAATTTATAATACATATGTACAGCGTAACTTGCGTTATTCGCAAGTAGTTCCTCTTTCTATGTATGAAGAAACAAACTCAGGCTCCAACTTACCTGCGCAAGTGGATATTTATTCGACTCCAGGACAAAAGTATAGTTTTCTATTTATGGCAAAAGGCGGTGGGTCTGCGAACAAAACCTATCTCTACCAAGAGACAAAGGCTCTTCTCAACCCGGCCTCACTCGAAAAATTCATTTCAGAAAAAGTGGCAAGTCTTGGGACTTCTGCTTGCCCACCTTACCACATAGCGGTAGTAATTGGGGGAACTTCTGCCGAGGCCAATCTAAAGACCGTAAAACTAGCATCAGCTGGTTATCTTGACCACTTGCCTACCAAAGGAACCAAAGAAGGTACTGCCTTCCGTGATATCGAACTAGAAGAGAAGATGTTACTGGCAGCACAAAAATCGGGAATAGGAGCACAGTTTGGTGGAAAGTACTTAGCTCACGATTTTCGAATCATTCGTTTGCCAAGGCATGGTGCCTCTTGCCCAGTCGGACTTGGTGTTAGTTGCAGTGCGGATCGCAATATCAAAGCCAAAATTACAAAAGACGGAATTTATCTTGAACAACTCGAATATGATCCGGCTCGTTTTTTACCTACCGTTGCGGAATCAGATGCGGGAAGTGAAACCGTCCATATCAACTTAAACCAACCCATGAAAGAAATTTTGGGAATCCTAAACAAATACCCTGTCAAAACACGTGTTATGTTGTCTGGACGATTGGTCGTAGCTCGTGATATTGCTCATGCCAAACTCAAAGAAAAATTAGATAAGGGTGAACCACTTCCTGATTATTTCAAAAACCATCCGGTTTATTATGCAGGCCCTGCCAAAACTCCAGAAGGGATGCCTTCCGGTTCCTTTGGACCCACAACAGCAGGTCGAATGGATAGTTATGTTCCTCTTTTCCAAGAAAAAGGTTACTCTATGATCTCTCTTGCGAAAGGGAATCGTTCCAAAGTGGTCACCGATAGTTGCAAAAAAAATGGGGGATTCTATCTCGGATCTATTGGTGGTCCTGCCGCCTTACTTGCGAAAGAAAATATCAAAAAAGTAGAAGTCCTCGACTTTCCAGAGTTAGGTATGGAAGCTGTTTGGTCCATTGAGGTAGAAAACTTTCCTGCCTTTATAGTAGTCGATGACAAAGGAAATGATTTTTTCCAGATGTTGAATTGA
- a CDS encoding SRPBCC domain-containing protein, whose product MCKTIHQKVKFKASPKTIYQFIADSKNVTSLTGETAIISKRIGGTFSTMSGKVSGIIVDLEPSKRIVQAWRRSDFPEGIFSMATFTFKETTEGGTELKLTHRGVPKELIPDIEEGWRRNYWEMIRNAVRTLPNNPKQTKS is encoded by the coding sequence ATGTGTAAAACAATTCATCAAAAAGTAAAATTCAAAGCATCACCAAAGACAATCTATCAGTTTATCGCTGATTCGAAGAATGTCACATCCCTCACAGGGGAAACTGCGATCATTAGCAAACGGATTGGTGGAACCTTTTCCACCATGTCCGGTAAGGTATCGGGAATCATTGTGGACCTTGAACCTTCGAAACGAATTGTACAAGCGTGGAGAAGGTCTGATTTTCCAGAAGGTATTTTTTCTATGGCTACTTTTACATTCAAAGAAACCACGGAAGGTGGGACTGAGTTAAAATTAACACACCGTGGCGTACCTAAAGAACTAATTCCTGATATAGAAGAAGGTTGGCGCCGAAACTATTGGGAAATGATTCGAAATGCTGTCAGAACTTTGCCAAATAACCCCAAACAAACGAAATCATAA
- the fumC gene encoding class II fumarate hydratase, producing MKTRIETDSMGEIEVEVSRYWGAQTERSLHHFHIGTDKFPREMIRALGILKKSAALTNQELEILSLEKTQLIVKAAEEVIAGSLDDHFPLAVWQTGSGTQTNMNVNEVISNRAIELAGGVLGSKIPIHPNDDVNKAQSSNDTFPTAMHIACAEQLVHKLIPALQTLHDSLNNKSKEFAKIIKIGRTHLQDATPLTLGQEFSGYVQQLKYSIERIERVLPSVYRLALGGTAVGTGLNTHPDFAVKAAAKIAKETGLPFVTAENKFEALAAHDSLVEVSGVLKTIACSLMKIANDIRWLASGPRSGIGEITIPENEPGSSIMPGKVNPTQSEAMTMVAAQVIGNDVAVNVGGSSGNFELNVFKPLIIFNVLNSIRLLADVTVSFEEHCARGIDANQDTINQNLNRSLMLVTALNPYIGYDNAAKIAKLAHKEKSTLKEAGIKLRLLTAEQFDEWVKPEEMI from the coding sequence GTGAAAACAAGAATTGAAACCGACTCTATGGGGGAAATCGAAGTGGAGGTATCTCGTTACTGGGGTGCACAAACGGAACGTTCTCTCCATCATTTCCACATTGGTACTGACAAGTTTCCCAGAGAAATGATTCGCGCACTTGGAATTTTAAAAAAATCGGCCGCGCTTACCAATCAAGAATTAGAAATCCTATCCTTAGAGAAAACCCAACTGATTGTCAAAGCGGCAGAAGAAGTCATTGCCGGATCTTTGGATGACCACTTTCCACTTGCTGTATGGCAAACGGGATCTGGGACTCAAACCAATATGAATGTAAATGAGGTCATATCCAACAGAGCCATCGAATTGGCTGGAGGTGTATTGGGATCGAAAATACCCATCCATCCGAATGACGATGTGAACAAGGCCCAAAGTTCCAATGATACATTTCCCACGGCCATGCACATTGCCTGTGCCGAACAATTAGTTCACAAACTCATTCCCGCCTTACAAACACTTCACGATTCTCTAAACAATAAATCCAAAGAGTTTGCAAAAATTATTAAAATAGGACGTACTCATTTACAAGACGCCACTCCACTCACACTCGGTCAGGAATTTTCTGGGTATGTCCAACAGCTAAAATATTCGATTGAGAGAATCGAACGGGTGTTACCTTCCGTGTATCGATTGGCACTTGGAGGAACCGCTGTGGGAACGGGACTGAATACCCATCCCGATTTTGCAGTGAAAGCTGCGGCAAAGATTGCTAAAGAAACCGGGCTCCCTTTTGTCACTGCGGAGAATAAATTTGAGGCATTGGCTGCACATGATTCACTTGTAGAAGTCAGTGGAGTTTTGAAAACCATTGCCTGCTCTCTCATGAAGATCGCAAATGATATCCGTTGGTTGGCCTCTGGTCCCCGCTCTGGAATTGGAGAAATTACCATTCCAGAAAACGAACCAGGTTCCTCCATTATGCCTGGAAAAGTCAATCCCACTCAGTCAGAAGCCATGACCATGGTGGCAGCTCAAGTGATTGGCAATGATGTGGCCGTAAATGTTGGTGGATCTTCGGGAAATTTTGAATTGAATGTTTTTAAACCACTGATCATTTTCAATGTGCTGAATTCCATACGGTTGTTAGCTGACGTTACAGTTTCCTTTGAAGAACATTGTGCACGGGGAATCGATGCAAACCAGGATACGATTAATCAAAATTTAAACCGTTCCCTCATGCTTGTGACAGCTCTGAACCCATACATTGGCTATGACAACGCAGCAAAGATTGCTAAACTCGCACACAAAGAAAAATCTACTTTAAAAGAAGCAGGAATTAAGTTAAGACTCTTAACCGCTGAACAGTTTGATGAGTGGGTGAAACCAGAAGAAATGATTTGA
- a CDS encoding AAA family ATPase: MESKKLQDLGTNSTANETTKTLLALRGIPGSGKTSLAKAISVTNGAPIFSIDSYFENEAGEYHFDYQKNHLAYKDCEAKTKQALELGIPFVIVDNTFTLDWELEPYVSLAKEFGYKIFIVTVENRHGGNNVHQIPEEQIEKMKAKYQVFL; this comes from the coding sequence ATGGAATCGAAGAAATTGCAAGACCTCGGAACTAATTCCACCGCAAACGAAACAACAAAAACTTTACTGGCATTAAGAGGAATTCCTGGATCGGGAAAAACAAGTTTAGCAAAAGCTATTTCTGTTACTAATGGGGCACCTATCTTTTCCATTGATTCCTATTTTGAAAATGAAGCCGGTGAATATCATTTTGATTATCAAAAAAATCATTTAGCTTACAAAGACTGCGAGGCCAAAACAAAACAAGCTCTCGAACTTGGTATCCCGTTTGTTATCGTGGACAATACATTTACTCTGGATTGGGAGTTGGAACCTTACGTGAGTTTAGCGAAAGAATTTGGATATAAGATCTTTATCGTGACAGTGGAAAACCGACATGGTGGAAACAATGTGCATCAGATTCCCGAAGAACAAATCGAGAAGATGAAAGCGAAGTATCAGGTGTTTTTGTAG
- a CDS encoding RNA recognition motif domain-containing protein has translation MSVNIYVGNLSYDMTEGKLSELFGAHGAVTSAKIITDQYSGRSKGFGFIEMKDGKEADNAIKDLNGKNILNREMKVNIAKPKTNNWR, from the coding sequence ATGTCAGTAAACATTTACGTTGGCAACCTCTCTTACGATATGACTGAAGGTAAACTCAGTGAGCTTTTCGGAGCACACGGAGCAGTAACTTCTGCAAAAATCATCACTGACCAGTATTCTGGCCGTTCTAAAGGTTTCGGATTCATCGAAATGAAAGATGGAAAAGAAGCTGATAACGCGATCAAAGATCTTAACGGAAAAAACATCCTTAACCGTGAGATGAAAGTAAACATCGCAAAACCTAAAACTAACAACTGGAGATAA
- a CDS encoding FKBP-type peptidyl-prolyl cis-trans isomerase: MNMSKTISKGMVVGFSYHLKNAQGETLDQSDEPLLYLHGWQNIIPGLEKELEGLVNGDSKNVTVPPEDGYGTYNEELIFQVPKSELPPEAELEVGMEFQTDTPEGRMVLYLQEVRDAEVILNGNHPLAGETLHFAVTIKSIREATEEELQHGHVHGPGGHHHH; this comes from the coding sequence ATGAATATGTCAAAAACCATCAGCAAAGGAATGGTTGTAGGATTTTCCTATCACCTAAAGAACGCCCAGGGAGAAACTCTGGACCAATCAGACGAACCGTTATTATACCTCCACGGCTGGCAAAATATCATTCCCGGTCTGGAAAAAGAACTAGAAGGATTAGTGAACGGCGATTCTAAAAATGTAACTGTACCACCTGAAGATGGTTATGGGACATATAACGAAGAACTTATTTTTCAGGTTCCCAAATCGGAACTTCCGCCAGAAGCCGAGTTAGAAGTAGGAATGGAATTCCAAACAGACACTCCCGAAGGTAGAATGGTTCTATACCTTCAAGAAGTTAGGGATGCAGAAGTCATATTGAACGGCAATCATCCGTTAGCTGGAGAAACCCTCCACTTTGCTGTAACAATTAAGTCCATTCGCGAAGCCACTGAAGAAGAATTACAACACGGTCACGTGCACGGTCCAGGCGGACACCACCACCACTAA
- a CDS encoding Na/Pi cotransporter family protein: MNWSLLIQVLGGLGIFIYGMKLLSESLQRVAGDRLRSFLSSMTRNRVSAVFSGLFITSTIQSSSATTVLVVGFVNAGLISLAQAIGVIMGANIGTTITAWIVSFLGFKFNIASFALPAVAAGVILNFSRKESRSGWGSFLIGFGFLFLGLDYLKTSVPDSAKDPDSFLFLQQYTNMGFNTILLFVLIGALLTIVIQSSSASTTITITLAFSGYIPIDAAYGMILGENIGTTITANLAAIPGNRNAKKAALAHTLFNVFGVIWALLFFKFFTGIVDDLIPGDPLTDKESTRFHISLFHTMFNITNTLILIWFVNTITKVVSAIVDGLASKTGKDKDSIRLLQAGAVKTTELAMVELIEFTKKIIRDTYDFLRLTEQILLQPYDASRVLQVLKKEEELDQVRSEVLTYLNQVQETGITGNYAKDVLGIMERVKAVEEMGDNFASIARKMRKSHRQKVSLDKSFANSVKEQMDLLKHHYDILLVNLEQSETFDILGNPQIRNQSREYRFQMIRSVKKNDSKVKKKKYQKKDNLMPALLYRDISRNLDNISRLLNAAIYADV, encoded by the coding sequence ATGAATTGGTCACTACTCATTCAAGTTTTAGGTGGACTCGGGATTTTCATCTACGGGATGAAATTACTAAGTGAGTCCTTACAACGTGTAGCGGGAGATCGGCTTCGTTCCTTTCTTTCTTCTATGACGCGAAATAGAGTGTCCGCTGTTTTTAGCGGACTTTTTATTACATCTACAATACAATCTAGTTCGGCCACCACCGTTCTTGTGGTTGGATTTGTAAATGCTGGTTTAATTTCACTCGCCCAGGCCATCGGTGTCATCATGGGGGCCAATATTGGTACCACCATCACTGCATGGATTGTATCTTTTTTAGGATTTAAGTTTAACATTGCATCGTTTGCTTTGCCAGCGGTTGCAGCAGGTGTGATCTTAAATTTTTCAAGAAAAGAAAGCAGATCCGGTTGGGGAAGTTTCCTAATCGGATTTGGATTTTTGTTTTTAGGATTGGATTATTTAAAAACATCCGTTCCTGACAGTGCAAAGGATCCAGATAGTTTTCTTTTCTTACAACAATACACAAATATGGGATTTAATACCATATTGTTGTTCGTTTTGATTGGAGCCTTGTTAACGATTGTGATCCAATCTTCTTCTGCTTCCACAACGATTACCATCACACTCGCATTCTCCGGTTATATACCAATTGATGCCGCTTATGGTATGATTCTTGGGGAAAACATTGGAACTACTATCACTGCAAATCTTGCTGCCATTCCGGGGAACCGAAATGCCAAAAAGGCAGCTCTTGCTCACACACTATTCAATGTGTTTGGTGTGATATGGGCTCTTCTTTTCTTTAAGTTTTTCACAGGAATTGTAGATGATTTGATTCCTGGAGATCCACTGACAGATAAAGAATCTACAAGATTTCATATCTCTCTTTTCCATACGATGTTTAACATCACAAACACTCTCATCCTCATTTGGTTTGTGAATACAATCACCAAAGTTGTGAGTGCCATTGTAGATGGACTTGCTTCCAAAACTGGAAAAGATAAAGATTCCATTCGACTTTTACAAGCAGGTGCAGTGAAAACTACCGAACTTGCTATGGTAGAATTGATTGAGTTCACCAAAAAAATCATTCGAGATACGTATGACTTCCTTCGTTTGACAGAACAAATTTTGTTACAGCCGTACGATGCTTCTCGTGTCCTACAGGTATTAAAAAAAGAAGAAGAGTTAGACCAAGTTCGATCCGAAGTTCTTACCTACCTAAATCAAGTTCAAGAGACCGGTATTACTGGAAACTATGCGAAAGATGTTTTGGGAATTATGGAAAGAGTGAAGGCTGTGGAAGAGATGGGTGATAACTTTGCATCAATTGCAAGAAAGATGAGAAAATCACACCGCCAAAAAGTATCATTGGATAAATCCTTTGCTAATTCCGTAAAAGAACAAATGGATTTACTCAAACACCACTACGACATACTACTTGTGAACTTGGAACAAAGTGAAACTTTTGATATCCTTGGTAACCCGCAAATTCGTAACCAAAGCCGTGAGTATCGATTTCAAATGATTCGTTCTGTTAAAAAGAACGATTCAAAAGTGAAGAAGAAAAAGTATCAGAAAAAAGACAATTTGATGCCTGCTTTACTTTACCGAGATATTTCTCGTAACTTGGACAATATTTCCAGACTATTGAATGCGGCAATTTATGCGGACGTTTAG
- a CDS encoding 7TM diverse intracellular signaling domain-containing protein has translation MKQTFTFILLCLLHTNIFPNSEPCPNTPILPLSSTYGSTYDLSHHLAYFTANPAIHSVASVSHQFQTNTLQKSEGVIPNFGNTEKQYWFCFVIHNDENQYKRIITYIKYPLLDDVKFFALRESGEIKENQQGRRFPFENRDRDYRGFSFASDLLPSETVTYFVGVKTDSSVSVPLMVAEEKNFDAFASLDTLLQGIYFGIVGVMTIYNLFVYFMVRDKAYIFYVLYLFISAILFQFSLQGLLPVLFFPNSPELVYNAHNFLYFLFLITCFPMSITFMNLKENAPRIYKWFLGLTIIPIISICLLPFLPYRLMNQAGDIFSFLLAFFALFVSYYIAFVIKFPPARFYFSGYLMVIVGGLATVLKYMGFFPVNAFTENAFQIGMAIEVLLMAFGLGDRISVVRKEKDKIQMKAEINKQKLIAYGKELKLAQKLQESTLPQILPKFPGLIIKTGYFPASLVGGDFYDLTVYGKHQICGLIADVTGHGVPAAIEAAMLKIAYMQTLAFANKPGKVLESINVSLAGNYKNQFLTASAIFIDLELKQLKVANAGHPALYKFNEHSKSIEVIRPKGKLIGYSKEVLYHEEVHKLSPGDKILLFTDGIWDLWENGDSGEEELLNWLLTRKAESVESLYGGIDEHIRLRNKEGPADDDITLILFEIT, from the coding sequence ATGAAACAGACATTCACCTTCATCCTGTTATGTCTCCTTCATACCAATATATTTCCAAACTCTGAACCTTGCCCAAACACGCCAATCCTTCCGCTTTCCAGTACTTATGGAAGCACCTATGACCTTTCCCACCACTTAGCGTATTTCACGGCAAACCCTGCAATCCATTCAGTTGCTTCAGTTTCACACCAATTCCAAACAAATACGTTACAAAAATCAGAGGGAGTGATTCCCAATTTTGGAAACACAGAAAAACAATATTGGTTTTGTTTTGTCATTCATAACGATGAGAACCAATATAAACGAATCATAACTTATATCAAATACCCTTTGCTCGATGATGTTAAATTTTTCGCATTACGTGAGTCAGGTGAAATTAAAGAAAACCAACAAGGTAGACGTTTTCCTTTTGAAAATAGAGACCGAGACTACCGGGGATTTAGTTTTGCTTCAGATTTATTGCCGAGCGAAACGGTAACCTATTTTGTAGGTGTAAAAACAGATAGTTCCGTATCGGTTCCCTTAATGGTGGCAGAAGAAAAGAATTTTGACGCCTTTGCATCTTTGGATACCCTACTCCAAGGTATCTATTTTGGTATCGTCGGTGTTATGACAATATACAATCTATTTGTATATTTTATGGTTCGAGACAAAGCATATATATTTTATGTTTTGTATTTATTCATTTCAGCAATTTTATTCCAGTTTTCTCTCCAGGGTTTGTTGCCCGTTTTATTTTTTCCCAACTCACCTGAACTTGTATACAACGCACATAACTTCCTTTATTTTTTATTTTTAATCACTTGTTTCCCCATGAGTATCACCTTTATGAACTTAAAGGAAAATGCTCCCCGTATTTATAAATGGTTTTTGGGACTGACGATCATCCCTATCATTAGCATTTGCCTTCTTCCTTTTTTACCGTACCGGCTCATGAACCAAGCCGGAGATATTTTTTCCTTTTTACTCGCTTTCTTTGCATTATTTGTCTCTTATTACATTGCTTTCGTAATAAAATTTCCACCAGCAAGATTCTATTTTTCTGGATACTTGATGGTGATCGTGGGAGGGCTTGCCACCGTACTCAAATATATGGGTTTTTTTCCAGTCAACGCTTTCACAGAAAACGCCTTTCAAATTGGAATGGCGATCGAAGTTTTGCTAATGGCATTTGGATTGGGAGATAGAATTTCTGTTGTTCGTAAAGAAAAAGATAAAATCCAGATGAAAGCAGAAATCAACAAACAAAAGTTAATTGCTTATGGAAAAGAATTAAAACTAGCACAAAAGCTCCAAGAATCGACTCTCCCACAAATCCTTCCCAAATTTCCTGGTCTCATCATCAAAACTGGATACTTTCCTGCTTCGTTAGTAGGTGGTGATTTTTACGATTTAACTGTATATGGCAAACACCAGATTTGTGGTCTCATCGCTGACGTGACTGGACACGGTGTACCCGCAGCCATTGAAGCTGCTATGTTAAAGATAGCCTATATGCAAACCTTGGCTTTTGCAAACAAACCAGGGAAAGTTCTGGAAAGTATCAACGTTTCCCTTGCAGGAAATTACAAAAATCAATTTTTAACTGCCAGTGCTATTTTTATCGATTTGGAATTAAAACAACTAAAGGTCGCAAATGCAGGTCATCCCGCCTTATACAAGTTCAATGAACATTCAAAATCCATCGAAGTGATCCGCCCAAAAGGCAAACTCATTGGTTACTCAAAAGAAGTGTTATATCATGAAGAAGTTCATAAACTATCTCCTGGTGATAAGATTTTGCTATTTACTGATGGAATTTGGGACCTGTGGGAAAATGGTGATTCAGGCGAAGAAGAACTTCTGAACTGGTTACTCACTAGAAAAGCAGAGTCAGTAGAATCTTTATATGGTGGGATCGATGAACACATTCGTCTACGGAACAAAGAAGGTCCCGCAGACGATGACATAACATTGATTCTATTTGAAATTACGTAA
- a CDS encoding LB_289 family protein gives MKRTELERRERELRKAEKKKIQPGEKEAMSVGDYIDALFGMFRYDSDEIFNAADDENILELLENMKMEHPEKQWDVIIRKAVNKTKVEQKEKAYDSLRILAGIPAVTA, from the coding sequence ATGAAACGCACGGAACTAGAACGCAGGGAACGAGAACTGCGAAAAGCAGAAAAGAAAAAGATCCAACCTGGTGAAAAAGAAGCCATGAGCGTCGGCGACTATATCGATGCCCTTTTTGGAATGTTTCGCTATGATTCGGATGAGATTTTTAATGCTGCCGATGATGAAAACATTTTAGAACTTCTGGAAAACATGAAAATGGAACATCCGGAAAAACAGTGGGATGTAATCATCCGCAAAGCTGTGAACAAAACCAAAGTGGAACAAAAAGAAAAGGCTTACGACTCCCTTCGAATCCTTGCAGGAATTCCTGCCGTAACCGCTTAA